In the genome of Tuberibacillus sp. Marseille-P3662, one region contains:
- a CDS encoding M20 family metallopeptidase translates to MEQLYSQLDAVYDEIVEIRRYLHQNPELSFKEEKTAAYIADYHRKLGHEVRTNVGGNGVLAYLKGEKPGPTVALRADFDALPIQEQTDVSFKSANDGVMHACGHDGHTATLLGLAKVLNGMTSDIEGTIVFLHQHAEELPPGGAISMIEDGCLQGIDVIFGTHLQAQMPLGEIGYRTGALQAAPDRFDIKIQGEGGHGAYPHDTKDSIVIGGQLINNLQQIISRGVDPLDSAVVSICNFEAKNPYNVIADSAELTGTVRTFKEKTRNFIEKEIEKVVQGTCQVSGADYEYTYTHGYPTLVNYKEETEFVAEVVNDVPGIESVNETPPIMGGEDFSYYLQHVKGTFFFTGAKNPEWEKAYPHHHPKFDIDERALLHAAKALGKATLQYMKEYANQSFNEVIK, encoded by the coding sequence GTGGAACAGTTATATAGCCAATTGGATGCTGTTTATGATGAGATTGTAGAAATTCGCCGATATCTTCATCAAAATCCTGAGTTATCTTTTAAGGAAGAAAAAACGGCCGCCTATATCGCTGATTATCATAGGAAATTAGGTCATGAAGTTCGCACCAACGTCGGAGGCAATGGTGTTTTAGCCTATTTAAAAGGAGAAAAACCGGGGCCAACGGTTGCTTTACGTGCAGACTTCGATGCGCTCCCAATTCAAGAGCAAACCGATGTCTCATTTAAATCAGCTAATGATGGCGTTATGCATGCCTGTGGCCATGATGGGCATACCGCAACTTTATTGGGACTTGCGAAAGTGCTGAATGGGATGACATCTGATATAGAAGGTACGATTGTTTTTCTTCATCAGCATGCTGAAGAGCTGCCGCCGGGTGGTGCTATTTCGATGATTGAGGATGGCTGTCTGCAGGGGATTGATGTCATCTTTGGTACCCATTTACAAGCACAGATGCCGCTGGGTGAGATTGGTTACCGAACCGGTGCCCTGCAAGCCGCACCCGACCGTTTTGATATTAAAATACAAGGTGAAGGTGGACATGGAGCCTATCCACACGATACAAAAGACAGCATTGTTATTGGTGGACAGCTCATCAACAATTTGCAGCAAATTATCAGCAGAGGCGTGGATCCCCTGGATTCGGCTGTTGTGTCAATTTGTAATTTTGAAGCAAAAAATCCTTATAATGTGATTGCAGATTCAGCCGAATTAACAGGAACGGTTCGTACTTTTAAAGAAAAGACTCGTAATTTCATAGAAAAGGAAATAGAAAAGGTGGTACAAGGGACTTGCCAAGTGTCTGGTGCTGACTATGAGTATACGTACACGCATGGCTATCCGACTTTAGTCAATTACAAGGAAGAAACAGAATTTGTCGCAGAAGTCGTAAACGATGTGCCAGGTATTGAATCGGTGAATGAGACACCGCCGATTATGGGTGGGGAAGACTTTTCTTATTACTTACAGCATGTAAAAGGAACATTTTTCTTTACGGGTGCGAAAAATCCGGAATGGGAAAAAGCTTATCCGCATCATCATCCGAAATTTGATATCGACGAGCGTGCATTGCTGCATGCTGCGAAGGCCCTTGGGAAGGCTACATTGCAATATATGAAAGAATATGCGAATCAATCATTTAATGAAGTGATTAAATAG
- a CDS encoding TetR/AcrR family transcriptional regulator, protein MNKGEKTKQFILKHSRALFAKKGFDATKTSEIAKVCDISEATIYKYFESKKALLLACVTPKTELTTSTEDVSHLSLEALIERYVTNLLALIQNNREQFEILFNETYHHPELSTQYVQQIHRERPEEMEIERRIRQGDIHTISDFFLFTVGMISAVLAMTTHKEIHDKTEVNHFTPDMIREVSNFVLYGIKGNKS, encoded by the coding sequence GTGAATAAAGGTGAAAAAACAAAACAATTCATTCTTAAGCATTCAAGGGCGTTGTTTGCAAAAAAAGGTTTCGACGCAACAAAAACAAGTGAAATCGCAAAGGTTTGTGATATATCAGAAGCCACCATCTACAAATATTTTGAGAGCAAGAAGGCGTTGTTATTAGCCTGTGTCACGCCGAAAACAGAGTTAACCACTTCTACAGAAGACGTGAGTCACCTCTCTCTTGAGGCCCTAATTGAGCGGTATGTCACAAATTTGCTAGCCCTAATTCAAAACAACCGGGAACAGTTTGAGATATTATTTAATGAAACCTATCATCACCCTGAATTATCCACGCAATATGTGCAGCAGATTCACCGTGAACGTCCAGAAGAGATGGAAATTGAACGAAGAATTCGTCAAGGTGACATTCATACAATTTCCGACTTCTTTTTATTTACTGTTGGCATGATTTCGGCTGTATTAGCGATGACTACGCACAAAGAAATTCATGACAAGACTGAAGTCAATCACTTTACGCCTGACATGATTCGCGAAGTTAGTAACTTCGTTTTATACGGAATTAAGGGGAATAAAAGTTGA
- a CDS encoding NAD-dependent epimerase/dehydratase family protein yields the protein MKILVAGGDGFCGWPTALYLSNQGHDVAILDSQARRTWDDELKSNSLTPIESLENRVAIWKKITGKNIDIYKGDLTSYDFLREVMKQTKPEAFVHFAEQRSAPYSMIDREHAVFTQTNNVVGTLNVIYAIREMAPDCHLIKLGTMGEYGQPNIDIEEGYLRVEHNGREDVLPYPKQPGSMYHLSKVHDSHNLMFACKTWGLRVTDLNQGIVYGLHTEETMMDPGLVNRLDYDAVFGTALNRFLIQAAIGHDLTVYGSGKQTRAFLNIADTVRCIQIAAEEPADQGEFRVFNQFTEDFSVLDLAERVQNIAKEEGLQAEIGRLNNPRVEKEDHYYKAINTNLIDLGLEPHLLTDDVLRNILKTVIKHKDRVIKENVMPQITW from the coding sequence ATGAAAATACTAGTTGCAGGCGGGGACGGCTTTTGTGGATGGCCAACGGCATTGTATTTATCCAACCAAGGTCACGATGTCGCTATCTTAGATAGTCAAGCTCGACGGACATGGGACGATGAATTAAAGTCGAATTCATTAACTCCCATTGAGTCATTGGAAAATCGGGTGGCTATTTGGAAAAAGATAACAGGTAAAAACATTGATATTTATAAAGGCGATCTCACGTCTTATGATTTTTTACGTGAGGTCATGAAGCAAACAAAGCCTGAGGCTTTTGTCCACTTTGCAGAACAGCGCTCGGCGCCTTATTCAATGATTGACCGTGAACATGCTGTGTTCACACAAACCAATAATGTTGTTGGTACATTAAATGTGATTTACGCGATTCGCGAAATGGCTCCTGATTGTCATCTGATTAAATTGGGAACAATGGGAGAGTATGGGCAACCGAATATTGACATTGAAGAAGGTTATCTCCGTGTCGAACATAATGGCCGGGAAGATGTCCTTCCTTATCCAAAACAACCTGGATCAATGTATCATTTGTCTAAGGTTCATGATAGTCACAATCTCATGTTCGCCTGTAAAACGTGGGGACTTCGTGTCACAGATTTGAACCAGGGGATTGTTTACGGACTGCATACCGAAGAAACAATGATGGATCCAGGCTTAGTCAATCGTCTGGATTATGATGCCGTGTTTGGTACCGCGCTTAACCGCTTCTTAATTCAAGCGGCCATCGGACACGATTTGACTGTATATGGCTCGGGAAAACAAACACGTGCGTTTTTAAATATTGCTGATACGGTTCGGTGCATTCAAATTGCCGCAGAAGAACCGGCTGATCAAGGGGAGTTTCGGGTATTCAACCAGTTCACTGAAGACTTCTCTGTCCTTGATCTTGCTGAAAGAGTGCAAAATATCGCCAAAGAAGAGGGGCTTCAGGCAGAGATTGGCCGTCTGAATAATCCTCGTGTCGAGAAAGAAGATCATTACTATAAAGCCATTAACACGAACTTAATTGATCTAGGTTTAGAACCCCATTTACTAACAGATGATGTGTTAAGGAACATTCTCAAAACTGTGATTAAGCATAAGGATCGCGTGATTAAAGAAAATGTTATGCCGCAAATTACTTGGTAG
- a CDS encoding DUF3100 domain-containing protein codes for MGGQVLNMWKDWRLHLLVFAIVIVTELMGTHEIQIGSGVILLLPMLYAVVIGIGLFFTPLIKDKQSSNAESLVFISVTLLVAKFGVQAGPALPKLIEAGWALVFQELGNLGTLFLALPIALFLGLKRESIGMTHSIGREPNLALIADKYGLSSPEGRGVMAVYIFGTVFGSIFMGLASGFLATITPLHPYAFAMATGIGSGSMTAASLGPLVAAYPEMASTITAFSGASNLLTSVTGLYASIFIGLPLTEKLYQVITRNGNGNSGKKSKVVS; via the coding sequence ATGGGCGGACAAGTACTTAATATGTGGAAAGATTGGCGATTGCACTTACTCGTATTTGCAATTGTGATTGTAACAGAATTGATGGGTACACATGAAATACAAATAGGGTCAGGCGTTATTCTATTATTGCCGATGCTTTATGCTGTTGTCATTGGAATTGGGTTATTCTTTACGCCACTTATAAAGGACAAGCAATCCAGCAATGCGGAATCACTTGTCTTTATTTCGGTGACATTACTTGTTGCAAAGTTTGGTGTACAAGCAGGTCCAGCATTACCGAAGTTAATTGAAGCAGGCTGGGCCTTGGTTTTTCAAGAATTAGGAAATTTAGGTACCCTATTTTTGGCTCTTCCTATTGCATTATTTCTTGGGCTGAAACGCGAAAGTATTGGAATGACCCACTCCATAGGGAGAGAACCGAATTTGGCATTAATTGCGGATAAATATGGGTTATCTTCTCCGGAGGGCCGTGGTGTTATGGCCGTCTATATATTTGGTACCGTATTCGGATCCATTTTTATGGGACTAGCTTCAGGTTTTTTGGCAACCATCACCCCCCTTCATCCGTATGCCTTTGCAATGGCAACGGGTATAGGAAGTGGAAGTATGACCGCTGCATCATTGGGACCGCTTGTTGCTGCTTATCCAGAGATGGCTAGTACAATAACAGCATTTTCTGGCGCAAGTAATCTTCTGACATCAGTAACAGGATTATACGCCAGTATTTTCATAGGGTTACCATTAACCGAAAAGCTTTATCAAGTCATAACAAGGAATGGAAATGGGAATTCCGGAAAGAAATCGAAGGTGGTGTCGTAA
- a CDS encoding zinc-dependent alcohol dehydrogenase family protein, translated as MKAHVLNTYGESATFETVEMARPETTSGHVLIRVAASSVNPLDVGIRKGAPSIFAPELPAVIHGDVAGVIENVGEGVTQFQPGDEIYACAGGVRGTAGGALADYMLADADLVAHKPHSLSMKEAASLPLVTLTAWEGLIDRANIQAGQKVLIHGGTGGVGHVAIQIAKWAGATVYATASSEDKLAIAKDLGSDHVINYRAESVQDYVEKYTDGKGFDVVFDTVGGKNLDQSIEAAALYGDVINILSGSEHDLSLLSPKGITLHGVLMLIPLLHNMKRDHHGKVLSKAAELVEQGQLRPLVDKRSFNFGEVADAHQYLESGEAIGKVTLTNPNFSK; from the coding sequence ATGAAGGCACATGTTCTTAACACTTATGGTGAATCGGCTACATTCGAAACGGTTGAAATGGCTCGACCAGAAACGACGTCGGGACACGTATTAATCCGAGTTGCGGCTTCAAGTGTGAACCCCTTGGATGTCGGCATCCGTAAAGGCGCCCCTAGCATTTTTGCCCCGGAATTGCCTGCGGTTATTCATGGAGATGTCGCAGGTGTGATTGAAAATGTCGGTGAAGGTGTGACCCAATTTCAACCTGGTGATGAAATCTATGCCTGTGCAGGAGGAGTTAGGGGGACTGCCGGTGGTGCCCTCGCGGATTATATGCTGGCTGACGCCGACTTAGTCGCCCATAAACCTCATTCTCTATCAATGAAAGAGGCCGCTAGTCTCCCGTTGGTCACTTTAACAGCTTGGGAAGGGTTAATTGATCGAGCTAATATCCAAGCTGGACAAAAAGTGTTAATTCACGGCGGCACGGGCGGTGTTGGCCATGTTGCCATCCAAATTGCCAAGTGGGCAGGTGCCACTGTTTATGCGACCGCTTCTTCCGAGGATAAATTGGCGATAGCAAAAGACTTGGGTTCTGACCATGTGATTAATTACCGAGCAGAAAGCGTTCAAGATTATGTAGAAAAATATACGGATGGAAAAGGCTTTGACGTTGTATTCGATACCGTTGGCGGCAAAAATTTGGACCAATCTATTGAGGCCGCAGCCCTTTATGGTGATGTGATTAACATTCTATCAGGCTCTGAACACGATTTATCCCTTTTGAGCCCTAAAGGAATCACCCTTCATGGGGTCCTCATGTTGATTCCTCTCCTTCATAACATGAAGCGTGATCATCATGGAAAGGTTCTATCTAAGGCTGCTGAACTTGTGGAGCAAGGACAGCTTCGACCGTTAGTTGATAAGCGTTCCTTTAACTTTGGTGAAGTCGCTGACGCCCATCAATACCTCGAGTCTGGAGAAGCCATTGGCAAAGTCACTTTAACCAACCCAAATTTTAGTAAGTAA
- a CDS encoding SDR family NAD(P)-dependent oxidoreductase, with protein MTTKRVTVVTGGASGIGREGCLKFAKKGDQVVVADFDESGGQETVDMIQSEGGEATFVKTDVSKPEEVEALVEKAVETYGRIDVMYNNAGIGVQGPLLEQKIEDYHKVIGVNQHGVVYGLIAAGKKMKELGIKGVIINTASVFGFLASQGTFAYQVSKGAVKMATQTGALELAEYGIRVVGVAPGGVDTPIIQGYKDAGLTETLESHQMRHELIQPEAIADAVYLLSLDEANVINGSIVMLDDGYAEFK; from the coding sequence GTGACAACAAAGCGAGTAACAGTCGTAACAGGTGGTGCCAGCGGGATAGGTCGAGAAGGATGTTTAAAATTTGCTAAAAAAGGTGACCAAGTGGTGGTTGCCGATTTTGATGAATCAGGCGGTCAAGAAACAGTTGACATGATTCAGTCAGAGGGCGGTGAAGCGACGTTTGTTAAAACGGACGTTTCCAAGCCGGAAGAGGTTGAGGCCCTTGTGGAGAAAGCCGTTGAGACATACGGCCGCATAGATGTTATGTATAACAATGCGGGTATTGGTGTTCAAGGGCCGCTGTTAGAGCAAAAAATTGAAGACTATCATAAGGTGATTGGCGTTAACCAACATGGTGTTGTTTATGGGCTGATTGCTGCTGGTAAGAAAATGAAAGAACTCGGTATCAAAGGTGTGATTATTAATACAGCTTCTGTTTTTGGGTTCTTAGCGTCTCAGGGGACTTTTGCCTATCAAGTTTCCAAAGGGGCTGTGAAAATGGCGACACAAACCGGTGCGCTTGAGCTTGCAGAGTATGGCATCCGTGTCGTTGGTGTCGCCCCAGGCGGTGTTGATACACCGATTATTCAAGGTTATAAAGATGCAGGTCTGACGGAAACTTTAGAAAGTCATCAAATGAGACATGAATTGATTCAGCCAGAAGCTATTGCTGATGCTGTTTATCTACTGTCATTAGATGAAGCTAATGTTATTAACGGTAGCATTGTCATGCTTGATGATGGCTATGCTGAATTCAAATAG
- the glmS gene encoding glutamine--fructose-6-phosphate transaminase (isomerizing) has protein sequence MSGIVGYIGNRSAQLILLNCLKQLDYRGYDSAGTAISNEETINVRKEMGRIEDLEASLLLDPITRGHLGIGHTRWASHGPPSAPNSHPLSDDQGRFFVAHNGIIENHQDLKAHLISEGHTFTTETDTEVIPHLLVHYDTGNFVETVRQVLPQLKGAFALAIMSKAEPDKIIAVSQENPLILGFGEQEAFLSSDIPALLSYTKDIYPIKNGEIAILTHQSVKVETIEGELVNPDKAFIEWDGEDLHLQDHEHYMLKEIMEQPKAIKRTLENRLTQGGVSLPELDAFFLNHDIHQYKKIDIVGSGTSYHSGIVGKKVLETVLDRPIEVSISSEFSSEHGSLGDDHLVIVLSQSGETADTLSALKEAKAYGSPTIAITNNRRRNIARKADYTICTNAGPEFAVAATKAYTTQITALLLLAVALADKAKPSESTPVPELLDALHRLPETAEQSLIMTQDAIDEFAQVTDDQDNLFLIGRGLDYVLALEGTLKLQEVAYLHADAYAAGEMKHGTMALITPGVPVIALATQDKLRDKIISNIREVKARDAFVVGVTTIGDAAVSNIVDQVLYIPEAHPFIMPIIAAIPLQLLAYYAGTVRGYNVDRPRNLAKSLTVE, from the coding sequence ATGAGTGGCATCGTTGGCTACATCGGCAATCGCTCGGCCCAATTGATTCTGTTAAATTGTCTCAAACAACTTGATTACCGAGGGTATGACTCAGCCGGAACAGCCATTTCCAATGAAGAGACCATTAACGTTCGCAAAGAAATGGGACGGATTGAAGATTTAGAGGCTTCCCTTCTGCTCGATCCGATCACCAGGGGACACCTTGGTATCGGGCATACAAGATGGGCGTCACACGGGCCACCAAGCGCGCCGAATTCACACCCTTTAAGTGACGATCAGGGACGTTTTTTTGTCGCCCATAATGGCATTATTGAAAATCATCAGGATCTGAAAGCACATCTCATCTCTGAAGGACACACCTTTACAACAGAAACGGACACAGAAGTAATCCCTCATCTATTAGTTCACTATGATACTGGGAATTTTGTGGAGACTGTCCGACAAGTCTTACCTCAGTTAAAAGGTGCGTTCGCGCTGGCCATCATGTCAAAAGCTGAGCCTGATAAAATCATCGCTGTTTCACAAGAAAACCCGCTCATTCTGGGATTTGGGGAGCAAGAAGCGTTTTTATCATCTGATATCCCTGCTCTCCTCTCTTATACCAAAGATATTTATCCGATCAAGAACGGAGAAATAGCGATCTTAACACATCAATCGGTCAAAGTGGAAACCATCGAGGGCGAGCTTGTCAATCCGGATAAAGCATTCATTGAGTGGGATGGCGAGGACCTTCACCTTCAGGATCATGAGCATTACATGTTAAAAGAAATCATGGAACAACCAAAAGCGATCAAAAGAACGCTGGAAAATCGTTTGACTCAAGGCGGTGTCAGTTTACCTGAACTTGATGCCTTTTTTCTTAACCACGATATTCACCAATATAAAAAGATTGATATTGTTGGTAGCGGCACATCGTATCATTCAGGCATCGTCGGCAAAAAAGTTCTGGAAACAGTGCTGGATAGGCCCATTGAAGTTTCTATTTCCTCGGAGTTTAGCTCTGAGCATGGTTCACTTGGTGACGATCATCTCGTTATTGTGTTAAGCCAATCAGGTGAAACCGCTGATACTTTATCCGCCTTGAAAGAAGCGAAGGCATACGGAAGTCCTACGATCGCAATTACTAATAATAGAAGAAGAAACATTGCGCGCAAAGCGGATTACACCATCTGTACAAATGCTGGACCAGAATTCGCCGTTGCCGCAACCAAAGCGTATACAACACAAATCACGGCTTTATTACTATTAGCCGTTGCCTTGGCTGATAAGGCTAAGCCGTCAGAGAGCACACCTGTGCCCGAACTCTTAGATGCCTTACATAGGCTTCCGGAAACGGCCGAACAATCACTGATCATGACCCAAGATGCGATTGATGAATTTGCTCAAGTCACTGACGATCAAGATAACCTATTTTTAATCGGCCGAGGCCTTGATTATGTGCTTGCATTAGAAGGTACATTGAAATTACAAGAAGTCGCTTATTTACACGCTGATGCCTATGCTGCGGGAGAAATGAAACATGGCACGATGGCCTTAATTACCCCAGGGGTTCCTGTCATTGCCCTCGCCACACAGGACAAATTACGGGACAAAATCATTAGCAATATTAGAGAAGTCAAGGCGAGGGACGCCTTTGTTGTTGGCGTGACAACGATCGGTGATGCGGCCGTCAGCAACATCGTTGACCAAGTGCTCTATATCCCTGAAGCACATCCCTTTATTATGCCGATTATCGCCGCGATTCCTTTGCAGCTATTAGCCTACTATGCCGGCACAGTCCGCGGCTACAACGTTGATCGCCCGCGTAATCTAGCGAAAAGCTTGACTGTGGAATGA
- a CDS encoding GtrA family protein, which translates to MQYTQFNLIGITNGIIDIASFNLLLWLWPTEQGGLLLLYNSISYFLAVLNSYIWNARFTFRDNVKKGWSKQKIWFVLQAIASLFISNLTFFLGNQLLNWIGLPKWLVDNVAKGLAMFVSATASFIFMKWIVFRKGKARSN; encoded by the coding sequence ATGCAATACACACAATTTAATTTAATTGGTATCACTAATGGGATCATTGATATTGCTAGTTTTAACCTGCTTTTGTGGTTATGGCCAACGGAGCAGGGTGGATTACTCCTGTTATATAACTCCATTTCCTACTTTCTTGCGGTATTAAATAGCTATATATGGAATGCCCGTTTTACATTTCGTGATAATGTCAAAAAGGGCTGGTCCAAGCAAAAAATTTGGTTTGTTTTGCAAGCGATAGCCAGCTTGTTCATTAGTAATCTGACCTTTTTTCTAGGTAATCAGTTATTGAATTGGATCGGCCTACCTAAGTGGTTAGTGGACAATGTCGCGAAAGGCTTGGCGATGTTTGTTTCGGCAACTGCCAGCTTTATATTTATGAAATGGATTGTCTTTCGGAAAGGAAAGGCAAGATCTAATTAA
- a CDS encoding putative quinol monooxygenase, translated as MVIIHGWIKINPEHRSEFLEKADRAVKQSQAEEGNLGYRLFEAVDETNTFMTLEKWADQAAIDKHKRSEHFNNFLESTKGWMLEPLQIDAHVIPNNDEKVEG; from the coding sequence ATGGTGATCATACATGGATGGATAAAAATTAACCCAGAACATCGGTCTGAATTCCTTGAAAAAGCAGACCGGGCTGTGAAGCAATCGCAAGCAGAGGAGGGTAATCTCGGTTATCGTCTTTTTGAAGCGGTGGACGAGACAAATACGTTTATGACCTTAGAAAAATGGGCTGACCAGGCTGCTATTGACAAGCATAAGAGAAGTGAGCATTTTAACAACTTTTTAGAGTCAACTAAGGGATGGATGCTTGAACCCCTTCAAATTGATGCCCATGTCATCCCTAATAATGATGAAAAAGTTGAGGGATAA
- the mnmH gene encoding tRNA 2-selenouridine(34) synthase MnmH, whose amino-acid sequence MFQDITLDKLFTLENKQELALIDVRSPSEYKDATIPGSYNIPLFSDEERAEVGTLYKQVSKEAAKERGLEIVSAKLPQFIKQFGQINTEHKAVFCWRGGMRSRTTATVLDLMGIHAYRLQGGIRAYREWVVKTLEEIDFKPEAFVLNGYTGTGKTIILQRLEQEGHPILDLEGMANHRGSVFGQIGLEPHNQKTFDALLVEKVLHLQASPYVLLEAESKRIGKSVLPEFLLKKKEQGTQIFIDMPLEERVQNILEEYRPWEHHNQCLEAFRIIKKRIHTPIATQIDNDLQAGHYESAVSLMLDYYYDRRYEHAAEQYPDDRSVTIQVKNIDEAVQVIRDKVQTNANMSE is encoded by the coding sequence TTGTTTCAAGATATCACGTTAGATAAGTTATTCACTTTAGAAAATAAGCAAGAACTTGCATTAATTGATGTACGTTCACCTTCTGAATATAAGGATGCCACCATCCCTGGCAGCTATAATATACCTTTATTTTCTGACGAAGAAAGAGCTGAAGTTGGAACGCTTTATAAGCAAGTCAGTAAGGAAGCGGCTAAAGAACGGGGGCTTGAAATTGTCTCAGCCAAACTTCCACAGTTCATTAAACAATTTGGTCAGATCAATACAGAGCATAAGGCTGTATTCTGCTGGCGAGGCGGTATGCGCAGTCGAACCACCGCAACCGTTCTCGATTTAATGGGGATCCATGCTTATCGTTTACAAGGCGGTATCAGAGCCTACCGAGAGTGGGTTGTAAAGACGCTTGAAGAAATAGATTTCAAGCCAGAAGCCTTCGTCCTCAATGGCTATACCGGAACCGGCAAGACGATAATCTTACAGCGCCTCGAGCAAGAAGGCCACCCTATCTTAGATTTGGAAGGCATGGCTAATCACAGAGGCTCTGTCTTTGGACAAATTGGTCTTGAACCCCACAACCAAAAAACCTTCGACGCCCTTCTCGTTGAAAAAGTGCTCCATCTGCAAGCATCGCCCTATGTGCTGTTAGAAGCGGAAAGCAAACGGATCGGTAAATCGGTCCTCCCAGAGTTTCTCCTTAAGAAAAAAGAACAGGGAACACAAATATTTATAGACATGCCCTTAGAAGAACGGGTCCAGAATATTTTAGAAGAATACCGTCCTTGGGAGCATCACAACCAATGTCTTGAAGCATTTCGTATTATTAAAAAGCGCATTCACACACCCATCGCAACACAAATAGACAACGATTTACAAGCTGGCCATTATGAATCTGCCGTTAGTCTCATGCTTGACTATTATTATGACCGCCGCTATGAACACGCTGCGGAGCAATACCCAGATGACCGTAGCGTTACCATTCAAGTCAAGAATATTGATGAAGCGGTTCAAGTGATTCGCGACAAGGTTCAGACAAATGCTAACATGAGTGAGTAG
- a CDS encoding glycosyltransferase family 4 protein, translated as MKIAIVTETFLPSTDGIVTRLCHSIRWIQEQGHEVLIIAPDLGVKEFEGAKVVGIPARSFFLYKGHKKFAYPNRKIGRALKQFAPDLVHVVNPALMGAAGMFYGRWGKWPLVASYHTHIPKYADYYRVSFVKPVLWWYFRLLHNRADLNLCTSQSVASELKEQRFKNVEVWKRGVDTERFHPDFYSEDMRHRLSNGNPAKTLLLYVGRLAAEKEIEKIRDCLDRNPDFGLAIVGDGPYRASLEDHFQGRNVVFTGFLHGDELSQAFASSDAFVFPSTTETLGLVILEAMASGLPMVAAKSGPTCEQVEDGVSGLLYDPEVPGDFVKTLEKLNDKSLRDAISEQAREVSADLGWSGQSKQLLDFYHQVLQEKGAEWVYEVKGENDH; from the coding sequence ATGAAAATTGCAATTGTAACTGAAACCTTTCTACCTTCAACCGATGGCATTGTGACTAGGCTTTGTCATTCGATTAGATGGATTCAAGAACAGGGGCATGAGGTATTGATTATCGCTCCGGACCTAGGTGTCAAAGAATTTGAAGGAGCCAAGGTCGTTGGTATCCCAGCTCGTTCGTTTTTCTTATATAAAGGACACAAAAAATTTGCCTATCCAAACAGAAAAATTGGACGAGCTCTGAAGCAATTTGCCCCTGATCTTGTTCACGTTGTTAATCCCGCTTTAATGGGGGCAGCGGGCATGTTTTATGGGCGATGGGGGAAATGGCCGCTTGTCGCTTCCTATCATACTCATATACCCAAATATGCTGATTATTACCGTGTATCTTTTGTCAAACCGGTATTATGGTGGTATTTTCGGCTGTTACATAATCGGGCTGACTTGAATTTATGCACCTCCCAGTCTGTTGCGTCTGAATTAAAGGAACAACGATTTAAGAATGTTGAAGTGTGGAAACGCGGGGTTGATACGGAGCGGTTTCATCCTGACTTTTACAGTGAGGATATGAGGCATCGCTTATCAAACGGTAATCCAGCTAAAACATTGCTCCTATATGTCGGCCGGTTAGCGGCAGAAAAAGAAATAGAAAAAATCCGCGACTGTTTAGATCGTAACCCCGATTTTGGCCTTGCCATTGTAGGGGATGGACCCTATAGAGCATCCTTGGAGGACCATTTTCAAGGAAGGAACGTGGTGTTTACTGGGTTTCTTCATGGTGATGAGTTGTCTCAAGCCTTTGCTTCTTCGGACGCTTTTGTTTTTCCGTCAACAACGGAAACGCTAGGATTGGTGATTTTAGAGGCTATGGCGTCCGGACTGCCAATGGTCGCTGCCAAGAGCGGGCCGACATGCGAGCAAGTTGAAGACGGTGTATCCGGATTGTTATATGATCCTGAGGTTCCAGGTGATTTTGTTAAAACACTCGAGAAATTGAATGATAAATCTTTGCGTGATGCCATTTCTGAACAAGCCCGAGAAGTGAGTGCTGATTTGGGATGGTCGGGTCAATCAAAACAGCTGCTTGATTTTTATCATCAAGTCCTTCAAGAAAAGGGCGCAGAGTGGGTCTATGAGGTCAAAGGCGAGAATGATCATTAA